From the Cryptomeria japonica chromosome 2, Sugi_1.0, whole genome shotgun sequence genome, one window contains:
- the LOC131047121 gene encoding uncharacterized protein LOC131047121 isoform X2: MAKSIFRVKVVSAQALSSFKIEDSSLPSLTCDSAPKVGLPMEKDVDEEPQQRKRGDNNVRQRVAWMRDPVSGNFIPEDHFGEVDIAEHREDVLRRHSLSKLKRPT; the protein is encoded by the exons ATGGCCAAATCAATATTCAGAGTGAAAGTTGTATCTGCTCAAGCTTTGTCCTCCTTCAAGATTGAGGACAGTAGTCTGCCAAGTTTAACATG TGATTCTGCACCAAAAGTTGGGCTACCGATGGAAAAGGACGTTGATGAAGAGCCACAGCAAAGGAAGAGAGGAGATAATAATGTGAGACAGCGAGTAGCATGGATGCGCGACCCAGTGAGTGGCAATTTCATCCCGGAGGACCATTTTGGTGAAGTTGATATTGCTGAACACAGGGAAGACGTTCTGAGGCGTCATTCTCTCTCCAAACTCAAACGCCCTACTTAA
- the LOC131047121 gene encoding uncharacterized protein LOC131047121 isoform X1, translating into MAKSIFRVKVVSAQALSSFKIEDSSLPSLTCLKSFSDSAPKVGLPMEKDVDEEPQQRKRGDNNVRQRVAWMRDPVSGNFIPEDHFGEVDIAEHREDVLRRHSLSKLKRPT; encoded by the exons ATGGCCAAATCAATATTCAGAGTGAAAGTTGTATCTGCTCAAGCTTTGTCCTCCTTCAAGATTGAGGACAGTAGTCTGCCAAGTTTAACATG CCTGAAAAGTTTCAGTGATTCTGCACCAAAAGTTGGGCTACCGATGGAAAAGGACGTTGATGAAGAGCCACAGCAAAGGAAGAGAGGAGATAATAATGTGAGACAGCGAGTAGCATGGATGCGCGACCCAGTGAGTGGCAATTTCATCCCGGAGGACCATTTTGGTGAAGTTGATATTGCTGAACACAGGGAAGACGTTCTGAGGCGTCATTCTCTCTCCAAACTCAAACGCCCTACTTAA